ATCAAAAGTGAACGTCATGTAAGGCGCAGGATGATCGGTTTGCAAAATATCAGCCGCAACCCGGTCGAGCATGCTTGGGCAAAATGGCCGCCAGCGCTCGCGGTATTTGATTTGCGCATTGATGCGATCGGCCACACCCGGAAAACTCGGATCCCCCAAAATACTGCGACAGCCCAATGAGCGCGGACCAAACTCCATCCGCCCTTGAAACCATGCCAGCGGATGACCCGCAGCCAGCAGTTCAGCAGCCTTACGCGGACCGTCTTCGACCCGCGTAAACACCGGTTTGGCTGGATGTGCTTCGCATGCAGCGATACACGCCTCGTTGCTGTAAGCCGGGCCAAGATAGGCATGTTGCATAGGCTGAATGGTTTCACCTGCCAAATAAGCCGCGTAAGTCGCTGCACCCAGGCTGGTGCCGTTATCGCCAGAAGCCGGTTGTACGAAGAGTTCTTTCACATGCGGCAACGCAATAATGCGTTGATTGAGTTTTACATTCAGCGCAACACCACCGGCCATGGCTATTTTGCCCGTCTCGCGAATAATATCGCCCAAATAATACTCAATCATTTGCAGCGCGAGGTCTTCGAGCAGCTTTTGCACGCTGGCTGCATAATGGATGTAGGGATCATCAATCTCGTCACCCTCGCGCTTGGGGCCCAACCATTCAATGAGTTTGGGCGTGAAGTAATAGCCTTTTCCCTGCGCTTTGTAGCGACGTAAACCGACCACGTTCACATACTCGGTGTTGATGATCAACTCGCCATTTTCAAACTTTGCCAGACGGCTTAAATCGTATTTGTTTGGATCGCCGTAAGGCGCCATGCCCATGACTTTAAATTCGCCATCGAGCATTTCAAAACCTAAAAATTCTGTGATCGCGCCATACAAGCCGCCCAAAGAGTCTGGGTCATAGAATTCTTTTATTTTGTGAATCTTGCCGTGCTCACCATAACCAAAAAATGTGGTGGCATATTCGCCTTTGCCGTCAATACCGACAATGGCTGTTTTTTCTTTAAATCCGCTCAAGTGATATGCGCTGGAGGCGTGCGCAAGATGGTGCTCAACAGGCACGTAGCTGGCCTTATTCAGACCCAGATCTTCCATCAACTTTAAAGATTTGTCACGGTTGCGGCGGAAACGTCGGTTCCCGTTAAAAATGGCATCCAACGCCCGGTCAGGCGCATACCAGTAGCGCTTGGCATAGTGCCAGCGTGCCGCAGAGGTCAGCGGAATCTCTCCATAAGGAAAAGCCACAATATCGACCTGGTCCGGCGTGATGCCTGCCTGCGCAAGACAGAATTTGGCTGCCTCGTATGGCCAGTGATTTTTAGCGTGCTTGTCACGAATAAAACGTTCTTCTTCGGCAGCAGCAACAATCTTGCCATCTACCAGAATGGCAGCAGAGGCATCATGCCCCAAGGCACCGGATAAACCTAAAACAATCATGCAGAAACTCGCGAAATGATTAAATGGAAATGCCCGCCAGTTTGAGTGGCGTATGGTCCTGATAAATCAGGCTAAACGACTTTACCAGCGCATTATACAGGGAAGTATCCGCTTTCCAATTTTGTAGCAGCCGGCGAATGTCTTTCGCATGCGCACGCACGGCCATTTGCGAGCGGCGATGTTGCTGCATACTGTCCAGATCAATTACCATAATCTGCCCCTGATCGGTGACTTGCAGATTGCTGGCTTTGAGATCGCCGTGCGACAGTTTGAGCAGATACCACTGATAACACAGTGTCACCAGTTGATGGATGGCCTGATCGCGCAAGCTGCCGTCGGTGCATTGCGCAAAAAACGTCAGCGCGTCGGGCCAGGGGCTAAAAGCAGACACGAAATAGGCTCGCCCACGCATGCCCCCATAGCGCTGTTCAAACATTAACAATGGCGAGGGAGTCAGCATGCCGTAATATTGCAGACGATGTGCATTGCGCCAAGACGCAGCGGCCCGACTTGGGCGCCAAGCACGGCTCAGGGCATGCAACCAATGCTTGATGTTGTAGCGTTTGATCACCACGGACTGGTCTTGAAACTGCGTATGTGTCACGGTGCTGGTATTGCCAGCTTTGAGGATGGTGCCCACATGCATCGCCACTTCGAGCGCAGGCACATCGGTCACATGAAGCCCGCCCGCAGTGCTAATCGCCTGGGCACTATGGCTGGTTTGCTGCCAAGTGACATCACTGCAGGTCCGAAATATTTTGTGAGAGACATAGCGCGCAACCTCTTGCACTTTCATCTGTTTGGCCCACGTTAACAAGGTCGTGGCGGCCAGTGTGGCCGGCCAGCCACGCGCTTGCTCGTAAGTGACGAGCAGTGACGCTACCCAAGCATGCTGATCTAGCACGTTTATTTTTGAAATCAGTTCGGCCAGTTGTCGATAGGCCTGTCGTTTATGCAACGTTTTGCGCTGAATACCATCGCCATCAATTGACCACACTTGATCATCCGCCAGCAGAAAGTTCTTCAGGTGCAGATCGGTCTGAATCAAGCCAGCGGCATGTTGTGCCGCCAATGCTACCACTAATTGTTTGAGTAAATGCAGCCGAGCAGCAGGCGCTAAAGTGCGATAACCGCTCCCTGCATCAAGGGCCGAGTCAATGGCAGCATAAATCAACACACAAGCGCGCTGATTCTCAGTTTGGCCTTGCCAAAGTAAAGCCGGCGTTGCGATGTTCGCTTGCGCCAGCCATCCGGCGCCTTGCGCATCCCGTGCGGCGTATTTTTGCGCTTGCTCGCCCAAAAATACTTTGGCAAAGACGGCCTGACCTGCCCATTGCGCGCGAAAAACCCAGCGCCGATGCGGCAAGACCCGCACTGCGGTAAGTGCAGTCAGGGGCGAATGCCCTGCCAGCGCAATGCTCTCAGAAGCTGCATCGACCACTTCACAATCGGCCAATGCGAATACTGTCGGTGACACTACCGACATTAACGGGACTTCCACCAATGCTTGAGCCGTTGCCACCCGCTTGTTTGCGCAGAGAACAACTTCTTCGCACGCTTATCGCGTTTTTTCATCATTTTTTTAACTTCTGCTTGGGTGGCTGCATCATCTTGTGGCCTAGCAACATACAAGGTATGCCGCGAATCCCCCTGCGCATTGGGGATTGGCAATGCTTGGTAATAATACAGCGCGATAGAGCGACGCGTCATGCCATCCGGGGTGGTCAATGGGTCGGGATGACCATGAAAACTGTCCGCATCAGTGTTAAAAATGACACAGCGGTTAAATAATGGGGCGACAGATTGCTGTCGGGCTTGCATGTTTCTATCCCATAACTCCAGATGGCCGCCATATTCGGCTTGCCAGTCCTGATTCAAGTACACCAGCATATTGACCCGGCGATATAACTGCAAAGCTTCATTCACTTGAAAATCAGCATGAATGCCCAATAGACCTCCAGCGGAGGTTTCATGCAGGCCGCCGCCAGCAAAATAGGGGTCGGGTAGCAAGCCTTTCATCCCAGTCAACGCTTCAATAAACTGCAACATGGGCGCAGAATTAAATAAGGCAAACGCCGCGCGTAAGGTTTCATCGCAGTCATACGGCGATATCTGGCGTTTGTGGGTGCCGCCATAGCCCTTTTCATAAACTTTATCATGCACTTTCGGGTCCTGCGGAAAGTGATCCAACAATAATTGTGTAAAAGCGCTGGGAAAAATATCGTCAATGACAATGTGTGGAAAAGGCTGCGCCTCGGCGTAATCCGCCGATAACAAACTCCCAATATCCTTCGCCTGTTGCGCATCTAGAGAGAAGCCGTTTTCAATAGAGATCGGTAACACGCCGTCTGACATCGTCATTTAGTGGATTCCTGCTGTGACTGTAATTGTTTGAGCATGGCTTGTTTGCGCTGCAAACGCCGGTTTTGCGCAGTATAACCGCTGACCAGCCCTACCGTGCCCGCCTCTACGTGATCCAGATAGCGAAACAACTTGGCTGGCGACATCCGCTCAATCACATAGCCTTGCGCCGAGAGTTTATCTTGCAATACATAACCGGGAATTTGCTGCTCCATGTAAAAGCGGTAGCCCATTTTTTTCATCAAGCCCACATTCCACAAGGCAAAAAAACTTTTAATATAGGGCTCAATATAGGGTCTAGCCTGCCTTGCGGGTAGACCAAGCGATTGTTTCAGCCGCCGACTGTGATACTTGAAAAAACCAGTAAACGCGCGCCAGAACAGCCGCGCATGTCCGCGGTTGAGCTGATGCAAACAACCAATGGCCGCAATGTCGGGCCTGCGTTGCATACGTTCCAAACACGCAATGAAAATTTGGGCATCATAGATGAACGTATCGGTATGCATCAAAAACAAATATTCTGTTTGCGTAGCAGCCAGAATCAAGTCGAGGCCCTCACCATGTGCCGCAAAGCCCTGCTCTTTGCCCGGTGAGGGCCGTTCGATCAAATGAATCCAGTCAAGACTGCGCAAATAATCGGTACTGTCATCCGCCGAATCATTGTCCACCACCCAGATCTCCACTTGGCTGGCATCCAGCGCGCCGCTATCGAGATGGCTCTTGAGAAAATTTAGGGTAGTTCTGGTCAACTCCAAGGTTTTGTAGTTGACCATAGCAATACTGAATTTAGGGTGCAGAGGTTGCATGAGATCCGTTCAACTTGATTAGCGCTTACTACGTTTGGCAATGCTTTTTAGCAGTGCGCGTTCACACCAGCGCAACGCATGTGTGTCATCCGCATGCAAATATTGCTTGAAAAAATACAGGCGATCACGTGCAGATAAGCCGTCTGTGTGCCGATGCAAAGCAGCCAGATCGAACTGTGCTCTGCGCCAGCGACAGCTGGTTTTTCTGGTTTTTTCGAGGTCAATCAAGGCCACTTGGGCCGGATGTACTAAGGTAGAGACAAAGATGTGCTTGGGATATAAAGCCCGGTGTACCCAACCCAGATCATGAAAGCGACGAATTTGCTGTGCAACGTCACGCAGTAACGCTCTGCGCTGCTTGAGCGGCTGTGGGATCACCTGCGGCAGCAACTGCTCAAGATCGACAAAATCTTGTAGATTTTCAGTGACTAAAATGGCGCGCTGCTCACCACCATGCAACGATTCTGCATATGTGATCACCTTGGGCGCAGGCACGCCAGTGCTGGCTAAGGACTGCAAGCGGTGAAATTCCCGCCTAAAAGTCGGCTCACCAGAGAAAGGATGCCGCCAAGTGCGCCGACCATGATTCTGCTGCTTTTTGACAAATAACACTAAGTTGGATCCATCCGCCTTAGGCAATATCAGCTTGCCGACGCCGCTCCAACCGCCACGACGCTGATTGGGCGCTTCAAACCAATCAATCTGGCGCAGCCACCAAGCCTCAAAAGTGTCTAGGCCATGCACCTCAAAAATAGCTTGCGCAGCGGGTGCTTGATAATAAGTTAGGGCGTGTTTCAAAATATAGTGTGCTTAAATAAATTGCGTAAGCGCGGGTTTTTAATCCACATTTTGTTAACATACAAATCAATTACCAATTTTAACAGAATGCGTTTATAAAATAGTCTTATGCTCCTGTTTTTCTGCAAAGCGATAGCCCGCCTCCCCTTAGCCTGGGTACACAACATCGGCGTCT
This Methylophilus medardicus DNA region includes the following protein-coding sequences:
- a CDS encoding carbamoyltransferase family protein; this encodes MIVLGLSGALGHDASAAILVDGKIVAAAEEERFIRDKHAKNHWPYEAAKFCLAQAGITPDQVDIVAFPYGEIPLTSAARWHYAKRYWYAPDRALDAIFNGNRRFRRNRDKSLKLMEDLGLNKASYVPVEHHLAHASSAYHLSGFKEKTAIVGIDGKGEYATTFFGYGEHGKIHKIKEFYDPDSLGGLYGAITEFLGFEMLDGEFKVMGMAPYGDPNKYDLSRLAKFENGELIINTEYVNVVGLRRYKAQGKGYYFTPKLIEWLGPKREGDEIDDPYIHYAASVQKLLEDLALQMIEYYLGDIIRETGKIAMAGGVALNVKLNQRIIALPHVKELFVQPASGDNGTSLGAATYAAYLAGETIQPMQHAYLGPAYSNEACIAACEAHPAKPVFTRVEDGPRKAAELLAAGHPLAWFQGRMEFGPRSLGCRSILGDPSFPGVADRINAQIKYRERWRPFCPSMLDRVAADILQTDHPAPYMTFTFDVNPAWKARIPEVVHEDGTARAQVVTKATNPRYYALIEHLEQLRGNGVVLNTSLNRRGEPMICSPTDALNMFFGCDLEYLMLEDILVTKPVAA
- a CDS encoding lipopolysaccharide kinase InaA family protein encodes the protein MSVVSPTVFALADCEVVDAASESIALAGHSPLTALTAVRVLPHRRWVFRAQWAGQAVFAKVFLGEQAQKYAARDAQGAGWLAQANIATPALLWQGQTENQRACVLIYAAIDSALDAGSGYRTLAPAARLHLLKQLVVALAAQHAAGLIQTDLHLKNFLLADDQVWSIDGDGIQRKTLHKRQAYRQLAELISKINVLDQHAWVASLLVTYEQARGWPATLAATTLLTWAKQMKVQEVARYVSHKIFRTCSDVTWQQTSHSAQAISTAGGLHVTDVPALEVAMHVGTILKAGNTSTVTHTQFQDQSVVIKRYNIKHWLHALSRAWRPSRAAASWRNAHRLQYYGMLTPSPLLMFEQRYGGMRGRAYFVSAFSPWPDALTFFAQCTDGSLRDQAIHQLVTLCYQWYLLKLSHGDLKASNLQVTDQGQIMVIDLDSMQQHRRSQMAVRAHAKDIRRLLQNWKADTSLYNALVKSFSLIYQDHTPLKLAGISI
- a CDS encoding 2OG-Fe(II) oxygenase, with protein sequence MTMSDGVLPISIENGFSLDAQQAKDIGSLLSADYAEAQPFPHIVIDDIFPSAFTQLLLDHFPQDPKVHDKVYEKGYGGTHKRQISPYDCDETLRAAFALFNSAPMLQFIEALTGMKGLLPDPYFAGGGLHETSAGGLLGIHADFQVNEALQLYRRVNMLVYLNQDWQAEYGGHLELWDRNMQARQQSVAPLFNRCVIFNTDADSFHGHPDPLTTPDGMTRRSIALYYYQALPIPNAQGDSRHTLYVARPQDDAATQAEVKKMMKKRDKRAKKLFSAQTSGWQRLKHWWKSR
- a CDS encoding glycosyltransferase, with translation MQPLHPKFSIAMVNYKTLELTRTTLNFLKSHLDSGALDASQVEIWVVDNDSADDSTDYLRSLDWIHLIERPSPGKEQGFAAHGEGLDLILAATQTEYLFLMHTDTFIYDAQIFIACLERMQRRPDIAAIGCLHQLNRGHARLFWRAFTGFFKYHSRRLKQSLGLPARQARPYIEPYIKSFFALWNVGLMKKMGYRFYMEQQIPGYVLQDKLSAQGYVIERMSPAKLFRYLDHVEAGTVGLVSGYTAQNRRLQRKQAMLKQLQSQQESTK
- a CDS encoding lipopolysaccharide kinase InaA family protein, encoding MKHALTYYQAPAAQAIFEVHGLDTFEAWWLRQIDWFEAPNQRRGGWSGVGKLILPKADGSNLVLFVKKQQNHGRRTWRHPFSGEPTFRREFHRLQSLASTGVPAPKVITYAESLHGGEQRAILVTENLQDFVDLEQLLPQVIPQPLKQRRALLRDVAQQIRRFHDLGWVHRALYPKHIFVSTLVHPAQVALIDLEKTRKTSCRWRRAQFDLAALHRHTDGLSARDRLYFFKQYLHADDTHALRWCERALLKSIAKRSKR